A genomic stretch from Bacillus sp. N1-1 includes:
- a CDS encoding YaaR family protein — translation MKIHQHGKPSVDPLKLDLPKGNKQVAFQSVIQEASKELKGAELQRLLQQIDRQGELLGKERTFQNLSAYKRMVKQFLEEAVSQGLTLSEKKSMDHYGRSRTYKLVETVENKLIEIQEEMREKEKNGMTLLSLVGEIKGLLVDLSL, via the coding sequence ATGAAAATTCACCAGCATGGCAAACCATCAGTTGATCCTTTAAAGCTAGATTTGCCAAAAGGAAACAAGCAGGTTGCGTTTCAGTCTGTGATTCAGGAGGCGTCTAAAGAGCTGAAAGGGGCTGAACTTCAGCGTCTTCTGCAACAAATTGATCGTCAGGGTGAGCTACTTGGAAAGGAACGAACGTTTCAGAACTTATCCGCATACAAACGGATGGTAAAACAGTTTCTTGAAGAAGCGGTTAGCCAGGGCCTTACGCTATCGGAGAAAAAGAGCATGGATCATTACGGTAGAAGTCGAACGTACAAGCTTGTGGAAACGGTAGAGAACAAGCTCATTGAAATTCAGGAAGAGATGAGAGAGAAAGAGAAGAATGGTATGACCTTATTATCGCTAGTTGGTGAAATAAAAGGGCTGCTTGTTGATCTTTCTCTCTAG
- a CDS encoding FliA/WhiG family RNA polymerase sigma factor, protein MKSRMDKQTTEYWRAWKEENQEEAGNHLILLYRPLVDFAVQRYAAALPSTVQRDDLTSFAYQGLLDALEKFEPERDLKFETYAGWRIKGAIIDGLRQNDWVPRSVRDKARKIEEAYAVLEQRNQTSSSDHDVAEFLGMTIEEVQRVIQDASLSTMVSVDEPVPEDEQQKIERYSVIENEHADLPEKHLHHHFIKELLAETIDRLPEKEKLVVSLVYFEELTLTEIARILELSTSRISQLHSRALLRMKGVLRANKEHVQSM, encoded by the coding sequence ATGAAATCCAGAATGGATAAACAGACAACCGAATATTGGAGAGCGTGGAAAGAGGAGAATCAGGAAGAGGCGGGTAACCATCTTATTTTGCTTTATCGTCCGCTTGTTGATTTCGCTGTGCAACGATATGCTGCCGCTCTCCCATCTACCGTTCAGCGGGATGACCTTACGAGTTTCGCCTATCAGGGGCTTCTTGATGCACTTGAAAAATTCGAGCCAGAACGTGATTTGAAATTTGAAACGTACGCCGGCTGGCGGATTAAAGGCGCGATCATTGATGGCCTTCGTCAAAATGATTGGGTGCCACGCTCTGTTCGAGACAAGGCGCGTAAAATTGAAGAAGCTTATGCTGTTTTAGAACAGCGAAATCAAACATCCAGCAGTGACCATGATGTGGCCGAGTTCCTTGGTATGACAATTGAAGAAGTGCAGCGTGTGATTCAAGATGCATCTTTATCAACAATGGTATCAGTCGATGAGCCTGTGCCAGAGGATGAGCAGCAAAAAATCGAACGGTATAGCGTGATTGAAAACGAGCATGCTGATTTACCAGAAAAGCATCTACACCACCATTTTATTAAAGAACTATTAGCTGAAACGATTGACCGCTTACCTGAGAAGGAAAAGCTTGTCGTCTCACTCGTATATTTTGAAGAATTGACGCTTACTGAGATTGCAAGAATTCTAGAGTTATCAACAAGTCGAATTTCCCAGCTACACTCGAGAGCGCTCCTTCGGATGAAGGGTGTCCTCCGCGCTAACAAAGAACATGTTCAATCAATGTAA
- a CDS encoding MinD/ParA family protein, with translation MADQANQLRQEVKRRLHSGSSNRKTKVIAVTSGKGGVGKSNVSLNFALSLVALNKKVVIFDLDVGMANLDVLMGVTPKETIMTMLEKQLSLEAVVETGINGLQYLAGGHGIGKILTLDGQQLNHFFKEVGSLQGKVDYIILDTGAGLTYEGMRFLQAADDVFLVINPEPPSITDGYSVLKALYEKNKQASVKLIVNRSLTKEEAERTSLNFQKASVQFLNKSIDLLGSIPDDPHVRKAVIAQSPYLLEYPNSKAAKAIDELVRSYLNLPSVYKLGVKGFLTKILFHK, from the coding sequence ATGGCTGATCAAGCGAATCAACTACGTCAAGAAGTGAAGCGGCGCCTTCATTCTGGTTCAAGTAATCGAAAAACAAAAGTGATCGCTGTAACAAGTGGAAAAGGCGGCGTTGGAAAGTCGAATGTATCGCTTAATTTTGCCCTTAGTCTTGTTGCGTTAAATAAAAAAGTGGTAATTTTTGATTTAGATGTCGGTATGGCGAACCTTGATGTGCTAATGGGGGTTACGCCGAAAGAAACCATTATGACGATGCTTGAGAAACAGCTATCACTTGAAGCCGTCGTTGAAACAGGGATAAATGGTCTTCAATATTTAGCAGGTGGTCATGGAATCGGGAAAATTCTTACGTTAGACGGCCAGCAATTAAATCACTTTTTTAAAGAAGTGGGTTCACTACAAGGCAAAGTTGATTACATTATTCTCGATACAGGAGCCGGGCTCACTTATGAAGGAATGAGATTTCTTCAAGCGGCTGATGATGTTTTTCTTGTCATTAATCCTGAACCACCTTCGATTACAGATGGATATAGCGTTCTAAAAGCGCTCTATGAAAAAAATAAACAAGCCTCTGTCAAACTGATCGTGAATCGATCCCTTACTAAGGAAGAGGCTGAACGTACGTCCCTTAATTTCCAAAAAGCCTCTGTTCAGTTTTTAAATAAGTCGATTGATTTGCTTGGGTCGATTCCAGATGATCCTCATGTGCGAAAAGCGGTTATCGCACAGTCACCCTATTTACTCGAATATCCAAATTCGAAAGCGGCAAAGGCAATAGACGAATTGGTTCGATCGTATTTAAACCTTCCTTCTGTTTATAAGCTTGGCGTGAAAGGGTTTTTGACAAAGATACTGTTTCATAAATAA
- the flhF gene encoding flagellar biosynthesis protein FlhF: MKIKRYVVTHLREAMPLIRQELGQDAVILNTKKVKVGGIFGLFRKQRLEVLAALDEEKVAKEETEFATLLQSEKKRREEAPERVEEQKPKVDKQPVEADAQVLGELKSMKEIMMQMMENERLPKQLKQVQAFLETQEFSQAIRSSVMAELLIKSKSYPSYTKEDAFTWMRQEFVKRIKNYPSIRSEPKKIRCFVGPTGVGKTTTIAKIAGNLLLKERQSVGLITSDTYRIAAVEQLRTYADILGIPMEVVQSPADLGQSLERLSSCDIILMDTAGRNYQQYSYITQLETLLSGQEMSITLMLSLTHRYSDMKLIADNFHSLGVSEVIMTKMDETTVRGPIFNFMEDYNLPITILTTGQNVPDDLVRTTPEFLLDLLMEGR, from the coding sequence ATGAAGATCAAACGCTATGTGGTCACTCATCTTCGCGAAGCTATGCCCCTTATTAGGCAGGAGCTCGGCCAGGATGCTGTCATTTTAAATACGAAAAAAGTAAAAGTAGGCGGGATCTTCGGCTTATTTCGAAAACAGCGTCTTGAAGTGCTCGCCGCTCTTGATGAGGAAAAAGTAGCGAAAGAAGAGACAGAGTTTGCGACGCTACTACAGTCAGAAAAAAAGCGTCGGGAAGAGGCGCCTGAACGAGTAGAAGAGCAGAAACCTAAAGTGGACAAACAGCCTGTAGAAGCTGATGCTCAGGTGCTTGGTGAGCTAAAGTCGATGAAAGAAATCATGATGCAAATGATGGAGAATGAGCGCTTACCGAAACAGTTAAAGCAGGTACAGGCGTTTTTAGAAACACAGGAATTCTCGCAGGCGATTCGCTCAAGTGTCATGGCGGAACTGCTCATTAAATCAAAATCTTATCCAAGTTATACAAAAGAAGATGCTTTTACATGGATGAGACAGGAATTTGTGAAACGAATAAAGAATTATCCTAGTATAAGAAGTGAACCGAAGAAAATACGGTGCTTCGTTGGTCCAACAGGAGTGGGAAAAACAACGACAATTGCAAAAATAGCTGGGAATTTATTATTAAAAGAGCGTCAATCCGTTGGCCTTATTACGTCAGATACGTACCGGATTGCGGCAGTCGAACAGCTTCGAACCTATGCCGATATCTTAGGAATACCAATGGAAGTCGTCCAGTCTCCTGCAGATTTAGGGCAGTCACTTGAACGCCTTTCCTCATGTGACATCATTCTTATGGACACGGCGGGACGGAATTATCAGCAGTATAGCTATATTACACAGCTAGAAACGCTTTTATCCGGTCAGGAAATGTCGATTACGCTTATGCTAAGCCTTACCCATCGTTATTCTGATATGAAATTGATTGCCGATAATTTTCATTCGCTTGGGGTGTCGGAAGTGATCATGACGAAGATGGATGAAACGACAGTTCGAGGTCCGATTTTTAATTTTATGGAAGATTACAACCTTCCGATTACGATCCTAACAACTGGGCAGAACGTACCCGATGATCTCGTGAGAACGACACCAGAGTTCCTCCTTGATCTGCTGATGGAGGGACGATGA
- the flhA gene encoding flagellar biosynthesis protein FlhA, which yields MKIKDYAVLVSVIMIVIMMVIPFPPLLLDFLIMMNISLALTIILVAMNTKEALQFSIFPSLLLLTTLFRLGLNVSTTRSILTNKTGGQVIETFGSFVVGGSVVIGLLVFLILVIIQFIVITKGSERVAEVAARFTLDAMPGKQMSIDADLNAGMISDREAKVSREKIAREADFYGAMDGASKFVKGDAIAGIVITLINIIGGLIIGMVVHGMPVGDAATTFTLLSIGDGLVSQIPALLISTATGIVVTRAASDGNLGSDITAQIFAYPKLLYVVGAVVTLLGLATPINPLLTFPIAGLLVYGGWTMQKNLDQTKEVELAAGDEEVEEMKKPESVTSLLQVDPIEFEFGYGLIPLADQKQGGDLLDRVIMIRRQIALEFGIVVPVIRIRDNIQLEPNEYVIKIKGNRVAGGEVRLDQYLAMSSGLEDETITGIETVEPAFGLPALWVTEEMKDRAELSGYTIVDPPSVVSTHLTEVIKRHAHELLSRQEVKHLLDNVRESSPAVLEELIPNILTIGDVQKVLMRLLKEKVSIRSLDMILESLADNGVRTKDTDVLAEYVRQSLSRQITSQVAIPGEPVKVLTAGARLEKRFAESVQQSDQGSYLALDPETSQTIYQEVLQQVSRLQQSGIQPILLTSPAIRMYLRQFLERYMPELTILSYSELEPDVEVQSVGVINLP from the coding sequence ATGAAAATAAAAGATTATGCCGTGCTCGTATCCGTCATTATGATTGTGATCATGATGGTGATCCCGTTCCCTCCGCTCTTACTCGATTTTCTCATTATGATGAACATTAGCCTTGCGCTCACGATCATCCTTGTTGCGATGAATACGAAAGAAGCACTCCAGTTCTCGATTTTTCCATCGCTGTTGTTATTAACAACGCTCTTCCGCCTAGGCTTAAACGTCTCGACGACGCGCTCCATTTTAACGAACAAAACAGGCGGACAGGTGATTGAAACGTTTGGTTCCTTTGTTGTTGGCGGAAGTGTTGTGATCGGACTCCTTGTTTTCCTGATTCTTGTTATTATTCAATTCATTGTTATTACAAAAGGATCCGAACGAGTGGCTGAAGTAGCCGCTCGATTTACGCTCGACGCGATGCCAGGGAAGCAAATGAGCATTGATGCTGATTTGAACGCAGGTATGATTTCAGATCGGGAGGCGAAAGTAAGCCGAGAAAAGATTGCGCGCGAAGCTGACTTTTATGGGGCGATGGACGGAGCCAGTAAGTTCGTAAAAGGCGATGCGATTGCCGGGATTGTCATTACGTTAATTAATATTATCGGCGGACTCATTATTGGAATGGTCGTTCATGGTATGCCAGTGGGTGATGCGGCAACGACGTTTACGCTTCTCTCGATTGGGGATGGCCTTGTTAGTCAAATTCCTGCGCTGCTCATTTCAACAGCGACGGGAATTGTCGTGACGCGAGCAGCGTCAGATGGCAATCTAGGGTCTGATATCACTGCACAAATCTTTGCTTATCCGAAGCTTCTTTACGTTGTTGGAGCGGTTGTGACGCTCCTCGGACTTGCGACACCGATTAATCCGCTTCTCACATTTCCAATCGCAGGGCTCCTTGTCTATGGAGGCTGGACGATGCAAAAGAATCTGGATCAAACGAAAGAAGTCGAATTAGCCGCAGGCGACGAAGAGGTCGAAGAAATGAAAAAGCCAGAAAGCGTGACGAGTCTTCTTCAAGTCGATCCAATTGAGTTTGAGTTTGGATACGGACTCATTCCACTGGCCGATCAAAAGCAGGGCGGTGATCTTCTCGATCGTGTCATCATGATTCGCAGACAAATCGCCCTTGAATTTGGGATTGTCGTGCCTGTTATTCGAATTCGCGACAATATCCAGCTCGAACCGAACGAGTACGTGATTAAAATAAAAGGAAACCGCGTAGCTGGCGGAGAGGTTCGGTTGGATCAATACCTTGCGATGAGTAGCGGTTTAGAAGATGAAACCATTACAGGGATCGAAACGGTGGAACCGGCTTTCGGACTTCCGGCTCTATGGGTAACGGAAGAAATGAAAGATCGCGCCGAGCTATCGGGATACACGATTGTTGATCCACCGTCAGTTGTTTCGACGCATTTAACGGAAGTGATCAAGCGCCATGCGCATGAGTTGTTAAGTCGTCAGGAAGTGAAGCACTTGCTCGATAACGTCAGAGAATCATCTCCAGCTGTTCTAGAAGAACTGATTCCAAATATCCTGACAATCGGTGATGTGCAGAAAGTGCTGATGAGACTTTTGAAAGAAAAAGTATCGATTCGATCATTGGATATGATTCTTGAATCGTTAGCCGATAACGGCGTGCGAACGAAAGATACTGATGTATTAGCGGAATATGTGCGTCAGTCATTATCTCGCCAGATTACGTCACAAGTAGCGATACCTGGTGAGCCTGTGAAAGTCTTAACAGCAGGAGCGCGACTTGAAAAGCGCTTCGCGGAATCGGTTCAGCAATCGGATCAGGGTAGTTACTTAGCGCTTGATCCTGAAACATCACAAACCATTTATCAGGAAGTGCTGCAGCAGGTAAGTCGCCTTCAGCAGTCAGGCATTCAGCCAATCCTATTAACGTCACCTGCGATCCGCATGTATTTACGCCAATTTTTAGAGCGCTATATGCCTGAGCTCACGATTCTTTCATATAGCGAGCTAGAGCCTGATGTTGAAGTCCAAAGTGTAGGAGTGATTAATCTACCATGA
- the flhB gene encoding flagellar biosynthesis protein FlhB, protein MRTYRFQMDLQFFSQEKTEKATPQKKQESRKKGQVARSAEIPSAFMMIGVFLFMSFIGGWMIESLQSMIRGNLVHITDWTPTEQNVDRMLKENVWQAALIAAPLMGISLIMGVLGNYMQVGFLVSTDPLQAKLERIDPLKGAKRIFSARTLVELLKSLIKITFISAVTFIVLWNKRDEVMLISQKSIGEATALVGSLIVQTGLAVGILLLFLALLDYVYQKYDFEKNIRMSKQDIKDEYKKSEGDPLIKSKIKEKQRALGMNRMISEIPNADVVITNPTHFAVALRYDPKEMDKPTVVAKGMDYVAQKIKEKAKEHEIITTENVQLARALYYQVEIGDGVPEELFKAVAEILAYVYSIKGYPGGGN, encoded by the coding sequence ATGCGAACATATCGCTTCCAGATGGATCTTCAGTTCTTTTCACAAGAAAAGACGGAGAAAGCAACACCGCAAAAGAAACAAGAATCTCGTAAAAAAGGTCAGGTGGCAAGAAGTGCTGAGATTCCATCCGCATTTATGATGATAGGCGTTTTTTTATTTATGTCGTTCATTGGTGGATGGATGATTGAAAGTCTTCAATCGATGATTCGAGGTAACCTTGTTCACATCACTGACTGGACGCCCACAGAGCAAAACGTCGATCGCATGTTAAAAGAAAACGTCTGGCAAGCGGCGCTGATTGCAGCACCGCTTATGGGAATCTCCCTTATCATGGGCGTGCTAGGAAACTATATGCAGGTTGGTTTTCTCGTTTCTACTGATCCGCTCCAGGCAAAGCTTGAACGAATTGACCCGTTAAAAGGAGCGAAGAGGATTTTTTCAGCTCGAACGCTCGTGGAACTTTTAAAATCACTAATTAAAATCACCTTTATTTCAGCTGTTACATTCATTGTTCTTTGGAATAAGCGAGATGAAGTGATGCTCATTTCGCAAAAGTCGATTGGGGAAGCAACTGCTCTTGTAGGCTCACTCATCGTCCAAACGGGCTTAGCTGTAGGAATTCTATTATTATTCTTAGCCCTATTAGACTATGTTTATCAGAAATATGACTTTGAAAAAAACATCCGCATGTCAAAACAGGACATTAAAGATGAATATAAAAAGAGCGAGGGTGACCCGCTCATTAAATCAAAGATTAAAGAAAAGCAGCGTGCACTTGGAATGAACCGCATGATCTCGGAAATTCCAAATGCGGACGTTGTTATTACTAACCCTACGCACTTTGCTGTTGCACTTCGGTACGATCCGAAAGAAATGGATAAGCCGACAGTCGTAGCGAAAGGGATGGACTACGTGGCGCAAAAGATTAAAGAAAAAGCGAAAGAGCACGAGATTATTACGACGGAAAATGTCCAGCTTGCGCGTGCGCTTTATTATCAGGTGGAGATTGGTGATGGGGTGCCAGAAGAGCTGTTCAAGGCTGTCGCAGAAATACTTGCTTACGTTTATAGCATAAAAGGCTACCCGGGAGGAGGGAACTGA
- the fliR gene encoding flagellar biosynthetic protein FliR — translation MESIVNALPLFLLVFMRATSFFITAPVFSTRSVPNRFKVGLGFFIALIVTAGLGAETELTLDLTFIIYILKELFIGLSLGFIASLILYTVQVAGAFIDFQMGFVIANVIDPQTRTQVPIIGNFKYMLALLFLVSVDGHHMMLDGLVRSYELLPADALLSQADSQSLARFIAEVFAGMFFSAFQLALPIVASLFLVDVALGLLARAVPQVNIFVVGLPLKIFVGFVLILVTIPTFFFLLRGVFQEMLDTMGRLIQLLGG, via the coding sequence ATGGAAAGTATCGTTAACGCTCTGCCCTTGTTTTTACTCGTCTTTATGAGGGCAACGTCTTTTTTCATAACCGCACCAGTTTTCTCAACAAGAAGCGTTCCAAACCGCTTTAAAGTGGGACTTGGTTTTTTTATTGCTTTAATTGTAACAGCCGGGTTAGGAGCAGAAACAGAGCTAACGCTTGATCTGACATTTATCATCTACATTTTAAAAGAATTGTTTATCGGGTTGTCGCTTGGGTTTATCGCTTCCCTCATCCTTTATACGGTACAAGTCGCAGGCGCGTTTATCGATTTTCAAATGGGTTTTGTGATTGCGAACGTGATTGATCCTCAGACGAGGACGCAGGTGCCGATTATTGGGAATTTTAAATACATGCTTGCGCTGCTTTTTCTCGTTTCCGTTGATGGTCATCATATGATGCTTGATGGACTTGTAAGGAGTTATGAGCTTTTACCGGCTGATGCGCTCCTTAGTCAGGCGGACAGTCAGTCACTGGCTCGATTTATCGCTGAAGTTTTCGCTGGGATGTTTTTCTCTGCGTTTCAGCTGGCGCTACCGATCGTTGCCTCTCTTTTCCTAGTCGATGTTGCACTAGGGCTTCTTGCGAGGGCCGTCCCGCAGGTGAACATATTTGTTGTCGGATTGCCGTTAAAAATATTTGTCGGATTCGTTCTGATTCTCGTAACCATTCCAACGTTTTTCTTTTTACTGCGCGGGGTGTTTCAAGAGATGCTGGATACGATGGGCCGGCTTATTCAACTATTGGGTGGGTAG
- the fliQ gene encoding flagellar biosynthesis protein FliQ: MTPDMVISLAEDAVYTVIIISAPLLLIALGVGLIVSVFQAMTQIQEQTLAFIPKIVAVLLTIVLFGPWMLTTLLDYTTNLYQNLYRFIG, translated from the coding sequence ATGACGCCGGATATGGTCATTTCACTTGCAGAAGATGCCGTTTATACCGTGATTATTATTTCAGCTCCACTTCTGTTAATCGCTCTTGGCGTGGGGTTAATCGTCAGCGTGTTTCAGGCAATGACGCAAATTCAAGAACAGACGCTAGCGTTTATACCAAAAATCGTTGCAGTTCTGTTAACGATCGTTCTGTTTGGACCGTGGATGCTCACAACGCTACTCGATTACACTACAAACTTATACCAAAATCTGTACAGGTTTATCGGCTAA
- the fliP gene encoding flagellar type III secretion system pore protein FliP (The bacterial flagellar biogenesis protein FliP forms a type III secretion system (T3SS)-type pore required for flagellar assembly.), whose product MDLLINLTIPGLDFGSNATEDVSVTIQLVLLLTVLSLAPAILVLMTCFTRIVVVLSFVRSALATQSMPPNQVLIGLALFLTFFVMSPVLSEINSEALQPYLNEDIGQEKALDAAELPIKEFMAGHTREKDLALFYKYAELEKPESVEDIRLTALVPAFAISELKTAFQIGFIIFIPFLIIDMVVASTLMAMGMMMLPPVMISLPFKILLFVLVDGWYLVVESLLLSF is encoded by the coding sequence ATGGATTTGCTCATAAACTTAACGATTCCTGGCCTTGACTTCGGATCAAACGCCACAGAAGATGTGTCCGTCACCATTCAGCTCGTCCTTCTCTTAACCGTTCTCTCACTTGCCCCAGCAATTCTAGTATTGATGACCTGTTTTACGAGAATCGTTGTTGTTCTTTCCTTCGTTCGCTCAGCGCTTGCGACGCAGTCAATGCCCCCGAATCAGGTGCTCATTGGACTCGCTCTGTTTCTAACCTTTTTCGTCATGTCACCTGTTCTTTCAGAGATTAATAGTGAGGCGCTACAGCCGTATTTGAATGAAGATATCGGACAGGAAAAAGCGCTCGATGCGGCCGAACTGCCGATCAAAGAGTTTATGGCGGGGCATACGCGCGAAAAAGATCTTGCTCTTTTTTATAAGTACGCAGAGCTAGAGAAGCCGGAATCAGTGGAAGACATTCGCTTAACCGCACTCGTTCCCGCATTTGCGATTTCAGAACTGAAAACGGCGTTTCAGATTGGATTTATTATCTTTATTCCATTTCTTATTATCGACATGGTAGTCGCCTCTACCCTCATGGCGATGGGGATGATGATGCTACCGCCCGTTATGATTTCTCTGCCGTTTAAAATTCTATTATTTGTGCTTGTCGATGGCTGGTATCTGGTCGTCGAATCACTTCTATTAAGCTTTTAA
- a CDS encoding flagellar biosynthetic protein FliO, which produces MRQHVISIITLLFCLVIFLPDPVAAATNNGSVTDWLTEDEDEPSEPQEEPAEVGANTNIFFLLIKLVFYTIVVVGLIYLLIRFLSKRQQKLQHHSVFTPIGGTPLGNNKSVQMVKVGDSLYMIGVGDNVNLLKEIEDKEEVERILEQAEEQKTGFSFMNHKQTGIQELIQASLKKQRNKRKNYWDDGDRRDDK; this is translated from the coding sequence ATGAGACAGCATGTGATTAGCATCATAACACTCCTCTTTTGCCTTGTAATCTTTCTGCCTGATCCTGTTGCAGCAGCTACTAATAACGGGAGCGTAACAGACTGGCTAACGGAAGATGAGGACGAGCCTTCTGAACCTCAAGAAGAGCCGGCTGAGGTAGGGGCGAACACGAACATTTTCTTTCTTCTTATCAAGCTTGTTTTCTATACAATCGTAGTCGTCGGGCTGATCTATTTACTCATTCGGTTTCTATCAAAACGGCAGCAAAAGCTTCAGCATCATTCGGTTTTTACGCCGATTGGCGGGACGCCGCTCGGTAACAATAAATCTGTTCAAATGGTGAAGGTTGGCGATTCGCTCTATATGATTGGCGTTGGTGACAACGTGAATTTGCTGAAAGAAATTGAAGATAAGGAAGAAGTGGAGCGCATCTTAGAGCAGGCGGAAGAGCAGAAAACAGGCTTTTCGTTTATGAATCATAAACAAACGGGCATTCAAGAGTTGATTCAAGCAAGCTTAAAGAAACAGCGAAATAAACGTAAGAACTATTGGGACGACGGCGATAGAAGGGACGATAAGTAA
- the fliY gene encoding flagellar motor switch phosphatase FliY, with amino-acid sequence MTDDRLSKEEINALFQEAAAGKEEDVVHFHEVEKEALSELFSVAIGSLTTTLSSVFMQDVFVSNITMQILPEDRFQQEVSLPYVEAAIRYEGAAAGETIMMVNPPDAQDMADIWQVAKGDDGNGSVDKSLTAVMTGMMDSIHKGLSMASGSSFSGSFTNLQVVSESANSVLVEKGTEPIYMDITFELSIGSIVQTVVHHVVPATVAKQISELLVSAEDLQAAEQQETQKAKEQEAELQQSNHSEQVNEEKEPVTFDSRVKEPEPNIQNVQFTNFSQEDHPYGEQRNLNMLLDIPLQVTVELGRTKRIVKDILELSHGSILELDKLAGEPVDILINSKLIAKGEVVVIDENFGVRVTDILSAAERLSKLR; translated from the coding sequence ATGACGGATGATCGCCTTTCAAAAGAAGAAATCAATGCGTTATTTCAAGAAGCAGCAGCAGGGAAGGAGGAAGACGTCGTGCATTTTCATGAAGTTGAAAAGGAAGCGCTGAGCGAGCTGTTTAGCGTCGCGATCGGCAGTCTTACAACAACACTTTCATCTGTTTTTATGCAAGATGTGTTTGTATCCAATATTACAATGCAGATTCTTCCTGAAGATCGTTTTCAGCAAGAAGTGTCTCTCCCTTACGTAGAAGCAGCGATTCGCTATGAGGGAGCGGCGGCTGGAGAAACAATCATGATGGTGAACCCTCCTGATGCTCAGGATATGGCTGATATTTGGCAAGTAGCCAAAGGGGATGACGGCAATGGAAGCGTGGATAAAAGTTTAACCGCTGTGATGACAGGCATGATGGACAGCATCCATAAGGGGCTGAGCATGGCTTCAGGCTCTTCTTTTTCTGGGTCGTTTACGAATCTTCAGGTTGTTTCTGAATCAGCAAACTCCGTACTTGTAGAAAAAGGAACAGAACCGATTTATATGGATATTACGTTCGAACTTTCAATCGGTTCGATTGTACAAACTGTTGTCCACCATGTAGTGCCAGCAACCGTAGCAAAGCAAATTAGCGAACTGCTCGTCAGTGCAGAAGACCTTCAAGCAGCAGAGCAGCAAGAGACACAGAAGGCAAAGGAGCAGGAGGCCGAATTGCAGCAATCAAATCATTCTGAACAGGTTAACGAAGAAAAGGAACCAGTCACTTTTGATTCACGAGTGAAAGAGCCTGAACCGAATATCCAAAACGTTCAGTTTACAAATTTCAGCCAGGAAGATCACCCGTACGGTGAGCAACGCAATTTGAATATGTTACTTGATATTCCGCTTCAGGTGACGGTCGAGCTAGGCCGAACGAAGCGCATTGTAAAAGACATTCTTGAACTTTCTCATGGATCGATTTTAGAGCTAGATAAGCTTGCAGGAGAGCCGGTCGATATTTTGATTAATAGTAAACTCATTGCCAAAGGTGAAGTTGTCGTGATTGATGAAAACTTTGGTGTTAGAGTAACAGATATTTTAAGTGCAGCCGAGCGTTTGTCAAAGCTGCGTTAG